A section of the Agrococcus sp. SGAir0287 genome encodes:
- a CDS encoding DEAD/DEAH box helicase codes for MVEALASHGIHDPFPIQQQTIPLGLSGQDIIGQAKTGTGKTFAFGLPVAQRLGADPGPGVKALIVVPTRELAVQVTEDMVLITGNRPTQIASIYGGKAYEGQVEQLKAGAQIVVGTPGRLLDLANQRILDLSKVQEIVLDEADKMLDLGFLPDIERIFSLVPPVRHTMLFSATMPGPIVALARRFMSRPIHIRATDPDDTIAQANIRHLVYRAHALDKDEVIGRILQAEGRGKTVVFTRTKRAASRLCEELIDRGFEAAAVHGDMSQEARERAMAAFKAGKKDVLIATDVAARGIDVDDVTHVINHTIPDDEKTYLHRVGRTGRAGRTGIAVTFVDWEDLHKWVFIDRALELGIPEPAETYSSSPHLFEDLAIPAGSKGRLRATPPDRVAKRELERERDRAARDGGRGRGGSSRGGRGGQRRDQSARAEAPAREAQPAEGRGTHDGGGAEHHDGNAAPARRRRRRRRSGGGAGAPAAPQA; via the coding sequence ATGGTCGAGGCCCTCGCCTCCCACGGCATCCACGACCCCTTCCCGATCCAGCAGCAGACGATCCCGCTCGGTCTCTCGGGTCAGGACATCATCGGCCAGGCCAAGACCGGCACCGGCAAGACCTTCGCGTTCGGGCTCCCCGTCGCGCAGCGGCTCGGCGCCGACCCGGGCCCCGGCGTGAAGGCGCTCATCGTCGTGCCGACGCGCGAGCTCGCCGTGCAGGTGACCGAGGACATGGTCCTCATCACCGGCAACCGACCCACGCAGATCGCGTCGATCTACGGCGGCAAGGCGTACGAGGGCCAGGTGGAGCAGCTGAAGGCGGGCGCGCAGATCGTCGTCGGCACGCCCGGTCGCCTGCTCGACCTCGCCAACCAGCGCATCCTCGACCTGTCGAAGGTCCAGGAGATCGTGCTCGACGAGGCCGACAAGATGCTCGACCTGGGCTTCCTGCCCGACATCGAGCGCATCTTCTCGCTCGTGCCGCCCGTGCGGCACACGATGCTGTTCTCCGCCACGATGCCCGGCCCGATCGTGGCGCTCGCGCGCCGCTTCATGTCGCGCCCCATCCACATCCGTGCGACCGATCCGGACGACACGATCGCGCAGGCGAACATCCGCCACCTCGTCTACCGGGCGCACGCGCTCGACAAGGACGAGGTCATCGGCCGCATCCTGCAGGCCGAGGGCCGCGGCAAGACCGTCGTCTTCACGCGCACGAAGCGCGCGGCGTCGCGCCTATGCGAGGAGCTCATCGACCGCGGCTTCGAGGCGGCTGCCGTGCACGGCGACATGAGCCAGGAGGCGCGCGAGCGCGCCATGGCGGCCTTCAAGGCTGGCAAGAAGGACGTGCTCATCGCGACCGACGTCGCCGCGCGCGGCATCGACGTCGACGATGTGACGCACGTCATCAACCACACGATCCCGGACGACGAGAAGACGTACCTGCACCGCGTCGGCCGCACGGGTCGCGCGGGCCGCACCGGCATCGCCGTGACGTTCGTCGACTGGGAGGACCTGCACAAGTGGGTCTTCATCGATCGCGCGCTCGAGCTCGGCATCCCCGAGCCGGCCGAGACGTACTCGTCGTCGCCCCACCTCTTCGAGGACCTCGCGATCCCCGCCGGCTCGAAGGGTCGCCTGCGCGCGACGCCGCCGGACCGCGTCGCCAAGCGCGAGCTCGAGCGGGAGCGCGACCGCGCCGCCCGCGACGGGGGCCGCGGACGCGGCGGCTCGAGCCGCGGCGGGCGCGGCGGGCAGCGTCGCGACCAGTCGGCGCGCGCCGAGGCGCCCGCGCGCGAGGCGCAGCCCGCCGAGGGTCGCGGCACGCACGACGGCGGCGGTGCGGAGCACCACGACGGCAACGCGGCGCCGGCGCGTCGCAGGCGTCGTCGTCGCCGCTCCGGCGGCGGCGCAGGCGCGCCCGCCGCGCCCCAGGCCTGA
- a CDS encoding ferritin-like fold-containing protein — protein MVRWFDRTPREVTRSLLRPRKVVPEGDRVLLQDLEPSLEQYLGQLLALQLVVLQQAGQAVAEAPTLAAKANLVEALRIVSTRYRDLVLLLPRDVEPLTAMEPFFASSERFAKEVAGADWYEQVLSLHVTTGLLSDFFVAYGAGLPDDDRDAVLRVLTRETGQPLLARELQRAIAQNPRLAARMALWGRRLVGDTLLQMYLAVHGPEDASPAPSQRLEPAFNDIVASHTRRMDALGLTA, from the coding sequence GTGGTCCGATGGTTCGATCGCACGCCGCGCGAGGTGACGAGGTCGCTGCTGCGACCCCGCAAGGTGGTGCCCGAGGGCGATCGCGTGCTGCTGCAGGACCTCGAGCCGAGCCTCGAGCAGTACCTCGGCCAGCTGCTCGCGCTGCAGCTCGTCGTGCTGCAGCAGGCGGGGCAGGCGGTGGCCGAGGCGCCCACGCTCGCCGCGAAGGCGAACCTCGTCGAGGCGCTGCGCATCGTGTCCACCCGCTACCGCGACCTCGTGCTGCTGCTGCCGCGCGACGTCGAGCCGCTGACCGCCATGGAGCCGTTCTTCGCCTCGAGCGAGCGCTTCGCGAAGGAGGTCGCGGGCGCCGACTGGTACGAGCAGGTGCTCTCGCTGCACGTGACGACGGGCCTGCTGTCGGACTTCTTCGTCGCGTACGGCGCGGGCCTGCCCGACGACGACCGCGACGCGGTGCTGCGGGTGCTGACGCGCGAGACGGGGCAGCCGCTCCTCGCGCGCGAGCTGCAGCGCGCCATCGCGCAGAACCCGCGCCTGGCGGCGCGCATGGCGCTATGGGGTCGACGCCTCGTCGGCGACACGCTGCTGCAGATGTACCTGGCGGTGCACGGCCCCGAGGACGCGTCGCCCGCGCCGTCGCAGCGGCTCGAGCCGGCGTTCAACGACATCGTCGCGTCGCACACGCGACGCATGGATGCGCTCGGCCTCACGGCCTAG
- a CDS encoding UrvD/REP family ATP-dependent DNA helicase — protein MPTILDASQRAVLDLPEDASATVLGVAGAGKTTTIVELVADRLARPGWAGGDVLVLAGSRAAATRLRDRLAARVDVVTPGPLARTAASFAYALLGEQALADGVERPQLLSGAEQDGMLADLLAGHVAMEAGPAWPQHLGPEVREQQGFRTELRDVLARAREQGLDRAALEALAREQDRPEWAAAGAIQHELDQVLALAHRDGVGAVDAASLLARAAAIVERGGRRLRLLVVDDAQELTEGAARLVAALHATGTAVVAFGDPDTATDMFRGADPSIVGGLGARLGFVTRIDLAIDHRHGPALRAAIGDLSARIGTALGGTHRAAEAAGGEGAIAVHRVDGAVEQARRVARILRRRHLVDGVAWGEMAVVTRSGRLAAELERALADLEVPTLREGGSAVRASSVADDLVAMLAVVTGVEPIGPESSRRILSSPLVGLDGVGLRRLRRAVRHRAIAAERPPGSGDELLAEALADETALDGVGGPEARIARDVASRLRHAATRAQGDDPDTAVELLWRLWDGAGVADAWRDAALAGGADAAWAHRRLDAVVALLDHAARHAERHPDVRADEFVRSWRSAALELDSLAGRQVADSVRIGTPSQLVSVELDTVVVAGVQEGAWPNLRPRGSLLGAQLLGAHAVGGVTTVTDVADDELRMLVHAIARARAAVHVVAIDTEEERPARWLALLPDAPEESDARGRTLRELVGTLRRLLVDEQTSTGVRAEAATALARLAAEGVPGAAPEQWAGLAAATSDAPLVDEGEPVRVSPSALEGFEACPVDWAVGRLAPTGSATPQAIGTIVHAAVEHADAADPAALLAAVEERWAELAFRSPWESARERAIVEQIVGAIADYVRTERALGWRIDVGDHERRFELQIGDVVLSGSIDWIERRGGEVRIVDLKTGRAKPSGPAIAEHAQLRAYQLAAARGAIASVPAGTTSAGARLLYPRDPKPIGDQEALAPDELGAFEERVVDVAARMAAATFTALPLEHCLNEFAHGQCEIHVRRQVTQ, from the coding sequence GTGCCCACGATCCTCGACGCCTCCCAGCGCGCCGTCCTCGACCTGCCCGAGGATGCGAGCGCGACGGTGCTCGGCGTCGCCGGCGCTGGCAAGACGACGACGATCGTCGAGCTCGTGGCCGATCGGCTCGCGCGGCCGGGCTGGGCGGGCGGCGACGTGCTCGTGCTCGCCGGGTCGCGAGCCGCGGCCACGCGGCTGCGCGATCGGCTCGCGGCGCGCGTCGACGTCGTGACGCCCGGTCCGCTCGCGCGCACGGCGGCGTCCTTCGCGTACGCGCTGCTGGGGGAGCAGGCGCTCGCGGACGGCGTCGAGCGCCCGCAGCTGCTCTCGGGCGCCGAGCAGGACGGCATGCTCGCCGACCTCCTCGCCGGCCACGTCGCGATGGAGGCTGGGCCTGCGTGGCCGCAGCACCTCGGCCCCGAGGTGCGCGAGCAGCAGGGATTCCGCACGGAGCTGCGCGACGTGCTGGCGCGGGCGCGCGAGCAGGGTCTGGATCGCGCGGCGCTCGAGGCGCTCGCGCGCGAGCAGGATCGGCCGGAGTGGGCGGCGGCCGGCGCCATCCAGCACGAGCTCGACCAGGTGCTCGCGCTCGCGCATCGCGACGGCGTCGGCGCCGTCGACGCCGCGAGCCTCCTCGCACGCGCCGCGGCCATCGTCGAGCGCGGCGGTCGACGACTGCGGCTGCTCGTCGTCGACGACGCCCAGGAGCTCACGGAGGGCGCGGCGCGTCTCGTCGCGGCGCTGCACGCGACGGGCACCGCCGTCGTCGCGTTCGGCGACCCCGACACGGCGACCGACATGTTCCGCGGTGCCGATCCGTCGATCGTCGGCGGGCTGGGCGCGCGGCTCGGGTTCGTCACGAGGATCGACCTCGCGATCGACCATCGGCACGGACCCGCGCTGCGCGCGGCGATCGGCGACCTCTCGGCGCGCATCGGCACGGCGCTCGGCGGCACGCACCGCGCCGCCGAGGCGGCGGGCGGCGAGGGAGCGATCGCCGTGCACCGCGTCGACGGCGCCGTCGAGCAGGCCCGCCGCGTCGCGCGCATCTTGCGTCGCAGGCACCTCGTCGACGGCGTCGCGTGGGGCGAGATGGCGGTCGTGACGCGATCGGGCAGGCTCGCCGCCGAGCTCGAGCGCGCGCTCGCCGACCTCGAGGTGCCGACGCTGCGCGAGGGCGGGTCGGCGGTGCGCGCCTCGAGCGTCGCCGACGACCTCGTCGCGATGCTCGCCGTCGTCACGGGCGTCGAGCCCATCGGCCCCGAGTCGTCGCGCCGCATCCTCTCCTCGCCGCTCGTCGGGCTCGACGGCGTGGGTCTGCGGCGGCTGCGCCGCGCCGTGCGTCACCGGGCGATCGCCGCGGAGCGGCCACCGGGATCGGGCGACGAGCTGCTCGCCGAGGCGCTCGCCGACGAGACCGCGCTCGACGGCGTCGGCGGACCCGAGGCGCGCATCGCCCGCGACGTCGCCTCGCGGCTGCGGCACGCGGCGACGCGCGCGCAGGGCGACGACCCCGACACCGCCGTCGAGCTGCTGTGGCGGCTGTGGGACGGCGCGGGCGTCGCCGACGCCTGGCGCGACGCCGCGCTCGCGGGCGGCGCCGACGCGGCCTGGGCGCATCGCCGGCTCGACGCCGTCGTCGCGCTGCTCGACCACGCCGCCCGGCACGCCGAGCGGCACCCCGACGTGCGCGCCGACGAGTTCGTGCGCTCGTGGCGCTCGGCGGCGCTCGAGCTCGACTCGCTCGCCGGGCGGCAGGTGGCCGACTCCGTGCGCATCGGCACGCCCTCGCAGCTCGTCTCGGTCGAGCTCGACACCGTCGTCGTCGCCGGGGTGCAGGAGGGCGCGTGGCCGAACCTGCGCCCGCGGGGCTCCCTGCTCGGCGCGCAGCTGCTCGGCGCGCACGCGGTCGGTGGCGTCACGACCGTCACCGACGTCGCCGACGACGAGCTGCGCATGCTCGTCCACGCGATCGCACGGGCACGCGCCGCCGTGCACGTCGTCGCCATCGACACGGAGGAGGAGCGCCCCGCGCGGTGGCTCGCGCTGCTGCCCGACGCGCCGGAGGAGTCGGATGCGCGCGGTCGCACGCTGCGCGAGCTCGTCGGCACGCTGCGCCGGCTGCTCGTCGACGAGCAGACGTCGACGGGCGTGCGCGCCGAGGCCGCGACGGCGCTCGCGCGGCTGGCCGCCGAGGGCGTGCCCGGCGCCGCGCCCGAGCAGTGGGCGGGTCTCGCCGCGGCCACGAGCGACGCCCCGCTCGTCGACGAGGGCGAGCCCGTGCGCGTGTCGCCCTCCGCGCTCGAGGGCTTCGAGGCGTGCCCGGTCGACTGGGCGGTCGGGCGGCTGGCGCCGACGGGGTCGGCGACGCCGCAGGCGATCGGCACGATCGTGCACGCCGCGGTCGAGCATGCCGACGCCGCCGACCCGGCAGCGCTGCTCGCCGCCGTCGAGGAGCGTTGGGCCGAGCTCGCCTTCCGGTCGCCGTGGGAGTCCGCGCGCGAGCGCGCGATCGTCGAGCAGATCGTCGGCGCGATCGCCGACTACGTGCGCACCGAGCGCGCCCTCGGCTGGCGCATCGACGTCGGCGACCACGAGCGCAGGTTCGAGCTGCAGATCGGCGACGTCGTGCTGTCGGGCTCCATCGACTGGATCGAGCGTCGAGGCGGCGAGGTGCGCATCGTCGACCTCAAGACGGGGAGGGCGAAGCCGAGCGGCCCGGCGATCGCCGAGCATGCGCAGCTGCGCGCCTACCAGCTCGCGGCCGCCCGCGGCGCAATCGCGAGCGTGCCGGCGGGCACGACGTCCGCCGGGGCCCGACTGCTCTACCCGCGCGACCCGAAGC